A DNA window from Bdellovibrio sp. BCCA contains the following coding sequences:
- a CDS encoding porin: MKKFLIATLAMTAMTTAAHAGSLSLDMRADYNSTTFKDTPGSTDQTKFYFKTGRLDYQGKALEDLTFRVRLAFNKDATRGVDASQTAVEYAYLSHKMSDLFTLTAGKFNTEFGGFEGATSGADLYLTSPFYTPTGASTTLLGTKDLLYMTGVKGTFSFDGQQIHVLATNEPDTKAGPTASQNSSMWGVIWRGAFLEKALNFNLSYHTLAGPAKDDKHQFIAAGVMWNSSPISASLDYLMGEFKADATGFKDSESSFVGKLAYTGWEQWTPRLEVISTEEKIGGVTDRTNKYIAYGVVAEYKPYTDTNFRYHFAYNNTTGDLDGVADKTVRDEFVVGARLLADFLK, from the coding sequence ATGAAAAAGTTTTTGATTGCAACGTTGGCGATGACAGCCATGACAACAGCGGCACACGCGGGCTCTTTGAGTCTGGACATGCGTGCAGACTATAACTCCACAACATTTAAAGACACTCCGGGATCGACAGATCAGACGAAGTTTTATTTCAAAACGGGTCGTCTTGATTACCAAGGTAAAGCTCTTGAAGATCTTACTTTCCGCGTGCGCTTAGCATTCAACAAAGACGCCACTCGCGGTGTTGATGCTTCTCAAACAGCTGTTGAGTACGCGTACTTGTCACATAAGATGTCTGATCTTTTCACTTTGACAGCTGGTAAATTCAACACTGAATTCGGCGGCTTCGAAGGCGCTACAAGCGGCGCTGATTTGTACTTAACTTCTCCGTTCTACACTCCAACAGGAGCTTCTACGACTCTTCTTGGCACAAAAGATCTTCTTTATATGACTGGCGTGAAGGGAACTTTCTCTTTCGACGGCCAACAAATCCATGTTCTGGCAACGAACGAACCTGACACAAAAGCAGGTCCAACAGCATCACAAAACTCAAGCATGTGGGGCGTGATCTGGAGAGGCGCTTTCCTAGAAAAAGCCTTGAACTTCAACTTGAGCTATCACACTCTTGCCGGCCCGGCGAAAGACGACAAACACCAATTCATCGCAGCGGGTGTTATGTGGAACTCAAGCCCGATCTCTGCATCACTTGACTACTTGATGGGCGAATTCAAAGCCGACGCAACAGGTTTCAAAGATTCTGAATCTTCATTCGTAGGAAAATTGGCTTACACAGGTTGGGAACAATGGACACCACGCCTTGAAGTGATCTCAACAGAAGAAAAAATCGGCGGCGTCACTGACAGAACAAACAAATACATCGCTTACGGTGTAGTTGCTGAATACAAACCATACACTGACACAAACTTCCGCTACCACTTCGCCTACAACAACACAACAGGCGATCTTGATGGTGTAGCCGACAAAACAGTCAGAGACGAATTCGTAGTAGGCGCCCGCTTGCTAGCAGATTTCTTGAAGTAA
- a CDS encoding rhodanese-like domain-containing protein, translating into MEFNSIGFFQFDNLLRNRVPLLLVMLEEVNLKPWYDSVVQMHIQNATISCTSKEEALKLIQDKKLPAHFGIVVLDQKGDKSPTVVAELEKVGFTNAFYVKNGFVGISEERNQN; encoded by the coding sequence ATGGAATTTAACAGCATCGGCTTTTTTCAATTCGACAATTTGCTGCGCAACCGAGTGCCGCTTCTTTTGGTAATGCTTGAAGAAGTGAATTTGAAGCCGTGGTACGACAGTGTCGTACAAATGCACATTCAAAACGCAACAATTTCATGTACATCCAAAGAAGAAGCGTTGAAGCTTATTCAAGATAAAAAACTGCCCGCACACTTTGGTATCGTCGTTTTAGATCAAAAAGGTGACAAAAGCCCCACCGTGGTTGCAGAACTTGAGAAGGTCGGTTTCACAAACGCGTTTTATGTTAAAAATGGTTTTGTCGGAATTTCTGAAGAGCGCAACCAAAACTAA
- a CDS encoding MFS transporter, with protein sequence MTSTSNKSRLAIIFFTVFLYLVGFGVVIPIIPILSRNFGATALQTGLLLSVYSLMQFLFSPFWGRLSDRLGRRPILLFCLFGEGLSYILFAWARSLEWLFIARILAGFFGASLSTASAYISDITPKHERSKGMALIGAAFGLGFVVGPALGGGLAVWGHHINPAPHFDTSFSAYWVSVLCFANFLFGIKFLTESLSEKSESAEKKKRFSVMWHYLNVKTVGPLMTVFLLCSLAMSSMEATLILFMGEKFQWDVKQVSFGFAYIGVIIVFTQGFLVRRLLPKWGERKVLGLGLTLFALGLTSIAISGSISAMAIAMTLLSLGNGLSNPSILGSISLLTDSKEQGVTLGVTQSMASLGRIIGPAMGGALYGAVAITAPFWASGLLAFVGLGIALIIYKFIPEHGRVG encoded by the coding sequence ATGACGTCGACATCAAACAAATCACGGCTTGCTATCATCTTTTTCACCGTTTTCCTTTATTTAGTGGGCTTTGGTGTAGTCATTCCCATCATTCCCATCTTAAGTCGCAACTTTGGCGCAACAGCTTTGCAAACGGGGCTTCTTCTCTCTGTTTACTCGCTGATGCAGTTTTTATTTTCTCCATTCTGGGGTCGCCTCAGCGATCGCTTAGGACGCCGACCTATTTTGCTTTTCTGCCTTTTCGGTGAGGGCCTCTCGTACATTCTTTTTGCGTGGGCCCGCTCTTTAGAGTGGCTTTTTATTGCACGCATCCTTGCCGGATTTTTTGGAGCGAGTCTCTCCACCGCCTCGGCTTATATTTCTGACATCACACCAAAACACGAACGCTCCAAAGGCATGGCTTTGATTGGTGCCGCCTTCGGCTTAGGATTCGTTGTCGGTCCTGCGTTAGGCGGAGGCTTAGCCGTTTGGGGCCACCATATCAATCCAGCACCTCACTTCGACACTTCATTTTCAGCATATTGGGTGTCCGTTTTGTGTTTTGCAAATTTCCTTTTTGGAATCAAGTTCCTCACTGAATCCTTAAGCGAAAAAAGTGAATCTGCGGAGAAGAAAAAAAGATTCTCTGTGATGTGGCACTATTTAAACGTGAAAACTGTGGGCCCTTTGATGACAGTTTTTCTTTTGTGCTCTTTAGCGATGTCGTCGATGGAAGCGACATTGATTCTGTTCATGGGCGAAAAATTTCAGTGGGACGTAAAACAAGTGAGCTTCGGTTTTGCTTACATCGGTGTGATCATTGTTTTCACACAAGGTTTTTTAGTGCGCCGTCTTTTACCTAAATGGGGCGAGCGCAAAGTGTTGGGTTTGGGATTAACCTTGTTTGCCCTCGGCCTCACGAGCATTGCCATCTCTGGAAGCATTTCTGCCATGGCCATCGCAATGACACTTCTTTCACTTGGGAATGGACTTTCGAATCCTTCCATCTTAGGAAGTATCAGCTTGCTCACAGATTCCAAAGAACAAGGCGTTACCCTAGGAGTCACTCAAAGCATGGCTTCACTTGGGCGCATCATCGGCCCCGCCATGGGTGGAGCTTTGTATGGAGCCGTGGCCATCACAGCTCCGTTTTGGGCCTCAGGACTGTTGGCGTTTGTGGGATTAGGTATTGCTTTGATAATTTATAAATTTATTCCCGAACACGGGCGCGTAGGTTGA
- a CDS encoding DUF167 domain-containing protein, with amino-acid sequence MIESIKGGVRLHLFIQPKSSKNEVVGPHNGELKIKITAPPIDGRANEGLIEFLSDYFDIPKRSVVLVKGDTGRHKTVDLLGVEESRAKELLKLT; translated from the coding sequence ATGATTGAATCAATAAAAGGTGGAGTTCGACTCCACCTTTTTATTCAGCCGAAATCCTCGAAAAACGAAGTTGTGGGTCCTCACAACGGCGAACTTAAAATAAAAATCACAGCTCCCCCGATTGATGGCCGCGCCAACGAAGGCCTGATCGAATTTCTTTCTGATTATTTTGATATTCCTAAGCGCAGTGTTGTCTTAGTGAAAGGCGATACCGGTCGCCACAAAACGGTGGATCTTTTGGGCGTTGAAGAATCTCGAGCAAAAGAATTATTAAAGCTGACATAA
- a CDS encoding DivIVA domain-containing protein, translating to MRITPIDIAHKSFGKKMMGLDADEVMDFLQQIASQMESLIQERNSLKEAIREKELSLMEYKERDQVLKETIATATQMAERLRQDADREAKLIIADAQQKAEIITRDSRDSLKKMYQEVTELKRARMQFEANLKALAQAHLSLLEQGEKYMPQMQLPGHNIVNGNGNGATPARSSNVSPLSAE from the coding sequence ATGAGAATTACTCCTATCGATATTGCTCACAAGTCTTTTGGTAAAAAGATGATGGGACTCGATGCTGACGAGGTTATGGACTTTCTCCAGCAGATTGCCTCTCAAATGGAATCTTTGATCCAAGAAAGAAATTCTTTAAAGGAAGCCATCCGCGAAAAGGAACTTTCTTTGATGGAATATAAAGAACGCGATCAAGTTCTTAAAGAGACTATCGCAACGGCAACGCAAATGGCAGAACGTCTTCGCCAGGATGCCGACCGTGAAGCGAAGTTGATTATCGCTGATGCTCAACAAAAAGCAGAGATCATCACTCGCGACTCTCGTGATTCATTGAAAAAAATGTATCAAGAAGTGACGGAACTTAAGCGTGCCCGCATGCAATTTGAAGCGAACTTGAAAGCTTTGGCGCAAGCTCATTTATCTTTGCTAGAGCAAGGTGAAAAGTATATGCCACAAATGCAACTTCCTGGTCACAATATCGTGAATGGAAATGGCAACGGCGCGACTCCAGCCCGCTCTTCAAACGTATCTCCTCTTTCAGCAGAATAA
- a CDS encoding pyrroline-5-carboxylate reductase family protein, which produces MNPLLKTQKIGFLGAGNMAQAMIRGLIEGGIPAKNIFATNRSEGKLQRLAETFKINPESSNEELIDKCDIIILAVKPQDLLNALEPVTRAFDSNKIVISVAAGIRMEKLERYIQGARLSRVMPNTPSLIGRGVIGYLLNDDDDGALESTVEDLFAPLGRVIKVHDEDQFEALMVSCSSGTGFVFEMMMYWQDWIEEHGFSVEEARMMTIETFVGASLLAAQAREGVEDLQARVTSKKGVTAAGLQSMRELEIERALRISFEKAAMRNKEMAREIK; this is translated from the coding sequence ATGAACCCATTGTTGAAAACGCAAAAAATCGGTTTTTTGGGTGCGGGCAACATGGCCCAAGCCATGATCAGAGGCCTTATCGAAGGCGGCATTCCAGCTAAAAATATCTTCGCGACAAATCGCTCTGAAGGAAAACTGCAAAGACTGGCAGAGACTTTTAAAATCAATCCTGAATCTAGCAATGAAGAATTGATCGACAAGTGCGACATTATTATCTTGGCCGTAAAACCTCAGGATTTGCTCAATGCTCTTGAGCCTGTGACACGCGCATTTGACTCCAATAAAATTGTCATCAGTGTTGCTGCAGGTATTCGCATGGAAAAATTAGAGCGCTATATTCAAGGTGCTCGCCTTTCCCGTGTCATGCCCAACACTCCGTCCTTAATTGGGCGCGGAGTGATCGGATATCTTTTGAATGACGATGATGACGGCGCTTTAGAAAGCACAGTGGAAGATCTGTTTGCTCCTCTGGGAAGAGTCATTAAAGTTCACGATGAAGATCAGTTCGAAGCTTTGATGGTCTCTTGCTCTAGCGGTACAGGTTTCGTCTTTGAGATGATGATGTACTGGCAGGACTGGATTGAAGAACATGGATTTTCTGTTGAAGAAGCCCGCATGATGACGATTGAAACATTTGTCGGCGCTTCTTTGTTAGCAGCCCAGGCCCGCGAAGGGGTTGAGGACTTGCAAGCTCGGGTCACTTCTAAAAAAGGTGTCACGGCAGCTGGACTTCAGTCCATGCGCGAACTGGAGATTGAGCGCGCTCTTCGCATTAGCTTTGAAAAGGCTGCGATGAGAAACAAAGAAATGGCCCGGGAAATCAAATAA
- a CDS encoding YggS family pyridoxal phosphate-dependent enzyme — protein MNLKTLTQECTPAKILAVSKLQPESKIRSLYHEGQRLFGENYVQEALEKMDHLQDLPDIQWHLIGSLQKNKAKLVVGKFALIHSVDSLALAETLSRQCENKNVTQNILIQVNLAKEETKGGFDKESLLKSWQTLAELPHLNIMGLMTMPPLTETGVEVRLYFRELRQLLMELRSETNLKRHPLTELSMGTSHDFKVAVEEGATIVRLGTILFGERPAKM, from the coding sequence ATGAATCTAAAAACACTCACGCAAGAATGTACCCCCGCAAAAATTCTTGCTGTCTCAAAGCTTCAACCTGAATCCAAAATCCGTTCTCTCTACCATGAGGGCCAAAGACTTTTCGGAGAAAATTACGTCCAAGAAGCTTTGGAAAAAATGGATCACCTTCAAGATCTTCCCGATATTCAATGGCACTTGATTGGCAGTTTACAAAAAAACAAAGCCAAACTTGTTGTTGGAAAGTTCGCGTTGATTCACTCTGTGGATTCTCTGGCGCTTGCGGAAACACTGAGCCGCCAATGTGAAAATAAAAACGTCACGCAAAATATTTTGATTCAGGTCAACCTGGCAAAAGAAGAGACCAAAGGCGGTTTTGACAAAGAAAGCCTTCTTAAGTCTTGGCAAACTCTCGCGGAACTTCCTCATTTAAATATAATGGGTCTGATGACGATGCCTCCATTAACCGAAACAGGTGTGGAAGTGCGTCTTTATTTTAGAGAGCTCCGTCAATTGCTGATGGAGCTTCGCTCTGAAACCAATTTAAAGCGCCATCCGCTCACGGAGCTGTCAATGGGCACAAGCCATGATTTTAAAGTGGCCGTGGAAGAAGGTGCAACCATTGTGCGTCTTGGGACTATTTTATTTGGCGAACGCCCCGCCAAAATGTAA
- a CDS encoding S1 family peptidase: MNKISLLLTVLLFVSGCAKNETGNLNISENNSAIIGGTAATAKDLVTHSTVSFLMEYQGKPLSLCTGTLISKNMILTATHCLENLGEGIMAVYIGEKLPEVFDRSKLLKVAGWVTHPHYKLIEDQNRVPITGVNDVAVLRLADEAPASAIPVPILDPKTSLQEGQSLLLAGYGLESELNVPVYSTGLNYVHVPLAKIVDAILVTDQTNNQGACSGDSGGPAFLETAQGLVVVGITRGPHDQAQDCRHYGEYTYASKFKSFILKATAQLKGEAPKFVTLQ; the protein is encoded by the coding sequence GTGAATAAAATCAGTCTTCTATTAACAGTTTTATTGTTTGTTTCAGGTTGCGCAAAAAATGAAACTGGAAATTTGAATATTTCTGAAAACAACAGCGCCATCATTGGCGGCACAGCCGCAACTGCAAAAGACTTAGTAACGCATTCCACAGTTTCTTTTTTGATGGAGTATCAAGGAAAACCTCTTTCTCTTTGCACGGGAACTTTGATTTCTAAAAACATGATTCTGACAGCCACTCACTGTTTGGAAAATCTGGGCGAAGGCATCATGGCGGTTTATATCGGTGAAAAACTTCCTGAAGTTTTTGATCGCAGCAAATTGCTGAAGGTTGCTGGGTGGGTTACACATCCTCATTACAAATTGATTGAAGATCAAAACCGCGTTCCTATCACCGGTGTCAACGACGTGGCGGTTCTTCGCCTTGCTGATGAAGCTCCAGCGTCTGCGATCCCCGTTCCTATTCTTGATCCCAAGACAAGTCTTCAAGAAGGACAGTCGTTGTTGCTTGCGGGTTATGGCTTGGAAAGCGAACTCAATGTGCCGGTGTATTCGACGGGATTGAATTACGTGCACGTGCCTTTGGCAAAAATCGTGGATGCGATTTTGGTGACGGATCAAACCAACAATCAAGGCGCTTGCAGTGGCGACTCTGGTGGTCCTGCGTTTCTGGAAACCGCACAAGGACTTGTTGTTGTCGGCATCACTCGCGGACCTCACGATCAAGCTCAGGATTGCCGTCACTATGGCGAGTACACTTATGCTTCCAAGTTTAAATCTTTTATTTTGAAAGCCACAGCCCAGCTGAAAGGTGAAGCACCAAAATTCGTGACCCTGCAATAA
- a CDS encoding Maf family protein has product MTPLVLASESPRRRALLKEAGFNFDVVPVKVSEIPNKNLNVNDQILDIARRKAREAFRLLKSSRTGPFTVLAADTEVIFGGGPLGKPQDRDDAYRILRLLSGHFHEVITAVCIIDSETQKELSQFETTHIYFKNLTDEEIWTYIDTGEPMDKAGAYGIQGGGGKFVERIEGPFDNVVGLPIDLVRKMLSEISK; this is encoded by the coding sequence ATGACACCACTTGTTTTGGCATCAGAATCGCCACGCCGCCGTGCACTTCTTAAAGAAGCTGGTTTTAACTTTGACGTGGTTCCAGTTAAAGTATCGGAAATTCCTAACAAAAACCTGAATGTAAACGATCAGATTTTAGATATTGCTAGACGTAAAGCCAGAGAAGCTTTTCGCTTACTAAAGTCTAGCAGAACAGGCCCTTTCACGGTGCTAGCGGCAGACACGGAAGTGATCTTTGGCGGGGGGCCGCTTGGAAAACCTCAGGATCGCGACGATGCCTATCGCATTTTACGACTCTTGTCCGGGCATTTTCATGAAGTCATCACTGCCGTTTGCATTATCGATAGTGAAACTCAGAAAGAGCTGTCTCAATTTGAGACCACGCATATCTATTTCAAAAATCTGACGGATGAAGAAATCTGGACCTACATTGATACCGGTGAACCGATGGACAAAGCCGGCGCTTACGGAATTCAAGGCGGCGGAGGAAAATTCGTCGAGCGTATTGAAGGACCTTTTGATAATGTCGTCGGACTTCCGATTGATTTGGTTCGCAAGATGCTTTCTGAAATCTCAAAATGA
- a CDS encoding type II secretion system F family protein produces the protein MNVLEHKEAKMGSAELMLILGLLLAGVAVFLFVNSIFASNADKQQLSWANNDEPVKSKNAVINFSRPLVHQFTLQHALRIRSEGYRKRVRKYILTSGLSQELNEDEFIGLQLLWGVMFPIFLLIMNFSLQLGLPTLMVLGMGLIGFYLPQIHAKGEKKRRELSVRTDLPFFIDLLALSVEAGLDFFSAIQKIVDKAQGTDSVLADELGTVLKDIKIGASKAQALKDMAERLDMNEMTSFVAVLVDAEATGASISQVLKDQSVQMRLERFVRAEKAGAKASQTILIPLMIFILPAVFIIVFGPVAVSFMYGKK, from the coding sequence ATGAATGTACTTGAACACAAAGAGGCGAAAATGGGAAGCGCAGAATTAATGCTGATTCTTGGACTGCTACTCGCAGGAGTGGCGGTATTCCTATTCGTAAATTCTATCTTTGCAAGCAACGCGGACAAGCAACAACTGTCATGGGCGAACAATGATGAGCCTGTGAAATCTAAAAATGCCGTGATCAATTTCTCTCGTCCGTTGGTGCATCAATTCACTTTGCAACACGCTTTAAGAATTCGCAGTGAAGGTTATCGTAAACGTGTACGCAAATACATTTTAACTTCCGGCCTTTCGCAAGAGTTGAACGAAGATGAATTCATCGGTTTGCAGCTTCTTTGGGGCGTGATGTTCCCGATCTTCTTGCTCATCATGAACTTCTCTTTGCAGTTGGGACTTCCGACGTTGATGGTTCTGGGAATGGGATTGATTGGATTTTATCTTCCACAGATTCACGCTAAAGGTGAAAAGAAACGTCGTGAACTTTCCGTCAGAACAGATCTGCCGTTCTTTATTGATCTTTTGGCTTTGTCAGTGGAAGCAGGTTTGGATTTCTTCTCTGCGATTCAAAAGATTGTGGATAAAGCGCAAGGCACGGACAGTGTCTTGGCGGATGAGTTGGGAACCGTTTTAAAAGATATCAAAATCGGTGCTTCTAAAGCGCAAGCTTTAAAAGACATGGCAGAGCGTTTGGATATGAACGAGATGACGAGCTTTGTGGCCGTGCTCGTTGATGCGGAAGCGACAGGTGCGAGTATTTCGCAAGTGTTGAAAGATCAATCCGTGCAAATGCGTTTGGAAAGATTCGTGCGAGCGGAAAAGGCCGGTGCGAAAGCATCGCAAACAATTTTAATTCCGTTGATGATTTTTATTTTACCGGCGGTTTTTATTATCGTGTTTGGACCGGTGGCCGTGTCCTTCATGTATGGGAAAAAGTAA
- a CDS encoding DUF192 domain-containing protein codes for MTALMSKTTNQTLVPQLEVAKTFWTRGKGLLGRESLASNEALWIHHCNSIHTFFMKFPIDCVFVDKNLKVKAVYQDVRPWRLVLPVWGAASVIEMSSGSVSRLNVSVGDQLYVGA; via the coding sequence ATGACAGCATTGATGAGTAAAACAACAAATCAAACTTTGGTACCGCAGTTGGAAGTGGCAAAAACTTTCTGGACTCGCGGCAAAGGTTTATTGGGAAGAGAGTCTCTTGCCAGTAACGAGGCGTTGTGGATTCACCATTGCAATAGCATTCATACGTTCTTTATGAAATTTCCAATTGATTGTGTGTTTGTAGATAAAAACCTCAAGGTGAAAGCCGTTTACCAAGACGTGCGCCCTTGGCGATTGGTTCTTCCGGTGTGGGGAGCAGCTTCCGTGATTGAAATGTCTTCTGGATCGGTCAGCAGATTGAATGTCAGCGTAGGAGATCAACTTTATGTGGGCGCTTAG